TGCGCCTCTTGCGCCCCCTTCGATTTACTGGTATATTGGCGTTGCTTATGATATTTATTTCCGAACTCAGAAGTAATCGCATCCCGGGCTCCATTAAGAGCGGTTTCCGATAAATTCACAGAATCCGTTCTCATATAAGTAATATATCCAGCTTCATACAGCTTTTGTGCTACTCCCATGGTCTGGGAAACAGAAAAGGATAGCTTTCTAGAAGCCTCCTGCTGAAGCGTAGATGTTGTAAATGGCGGAGCAGGTGTTTTCTTTCCCGGTTTAACCTGAAGGTCTTTTACCGAAAAATGATCTCCTTTAACTGCTTCAAGAATTTCTTTTACCTCCGCTTCGGAGTTAAGCTTATCGGAAATTTCAGCCTTAAATAGCTCCCCTTTCGTATTCTTAAATTTCCCGTTTACCTTAAAATAAGTTTCAGGCTTAAAATCGAGAATTTCTCTTTCTCGTTCCACTATAAGTCGCACAGCAACCGATTGCACCCTACCTGCAGATAGCGCTGGTTTTACTTTTTTCCAAAGAACGGGCGACAGTTCAAATCCAACCAAACGGTCTAAAACCCTACGCGCCTGTTGCGCATCTACCAAATTGTTATTTATGGTTCTTGGGTTTTCTAAAGATCTTAAAACTGCAGGCTTAGTAATTTCATTAAAAGTTATCCTTTTGGTTTTATCTGGATTCAATTTCAAAGCTTCCGCTAGGTGCCAACTAATAGCCTCCCCTTCGCGGTCCTCATCCGTTGCAAGCCATACCATTTCGGCATCCTTCGCTAACTTTTTAAGTTCGGTTACTAGCTTTTTTTTATCCGGATCTATAACGTAAACCGGCTCAAAACCATCCTCGATTTTTACCCCAGTTTCTTTCTTCTCTAAATCTCTAATATGTCCGTAGCTCGACTTAACCACGAAATCTTTTCCAAGATATTTTTCAATGGTTCCCGCCTTTGCTGGTGACTCGACAATCAATAAGTTTTTGGCCATACTGGCTTCTTTAATTTTCCACAAAAAAACAGAATTATAATGAATACTGTTCCTTAAGCTCATTTATACGACTGAAAAGTGAAAATAGTTTCTGTGATAATAAGTGTCAAAATGTCAGTCAAATCATCTTTAAATAGTACCTTTGCTGTAAATTATTAGTGCGATGACGGGGAAGGAAAAGTTGTTAGCAGAGGAGTTACAAGGATCGCCCACGGTGATAGACACCAAAACGGGTAGCAAAAAATTATTTTTAGAAAGTTACGGTTGTGCAATGAATTTTTCGGATAGCGAAATTGTTGCCAGCATTCTTGCTGAAAATGGCTACCAAACTGTTGACCAAATAGACGATGCAGATTTAATTTTAGTAAATACCTGCTCTATTAGAGATAAGGCAGAACAAACGGTTAGAAATCGTTTGAATCACTTTAAAGGATTAAAGCGCAAAAACCAACACCTTAAAGTTGGTGTTCTCGGTTGTATGGCCGAACGCTTGAAATCTCAATTACTAGAAGAGGAAAAATTGGTGGATTTGGTTGTTGGACCTGACGCCTACAGAGATATACCAAAATTATTAGACGAGGTTGAAGAAGGTCAAAAAGCAGTTAATGTTCTTTTAAGTAGAGAAGAAACCTACGCCGATATCAACCCGGTTAAATTAAACACCAACGGAATTACCGCTTTCATTTCTATCATGAGAGGCTGTGACAACATGTGCACCTTTTGTGTAGTTCCCTTTACCAGAGGTAGAGAGCGAAGTAGAGATCCAAAATCTATTGTTGAAGAAGCAAGACAACTTGCTGAACAAGGCTACAAAGAAGTAACCTTACTTGGTCAAAATGTAGATTCATACCGTTGGAATATCACCAAAAAGGGGGAGGTAATAAACCCAGACGAAGAAGTAGTAAACTTTGCCAACCTTATGGAAATGGTGGCACAAGTATCTCCAGATTTAAGGGTTCGTTTTTCTACCTCACATCCAAAAGACATGACCGACGAAGTCCTGCAGGTGATGGCGAAATACGAAAACATCTGCAACTACATTCACCTACCCGTACAATCAGGTAATTCTGAGGTTTTAAAGAAAATGAACCGCGGATATACCAGAGAATGGTACATGGATAGAATTGCCGCTATTAATAAGTACATACCCGATTGTGCAATTAGCACAGATATTATTACTGGTTTCTGTGGAGAAACTGAAGAGCAGCACCAAGAAACCTTGAGTTTAATGGAGCAGGTAAAGTATGACTTTGCTTATATGTATAAGTACTCCGAAAGGCCAAAAAC
This genomic interval from Luteibaculum oceani contains the following:
- the miaB gene encoding tRNA (N6-isopentenyl adenosine(37)-C2)-methylthiotransferase MiaB, whose translation is MTGKEKLLAEELQGSPTVIDTKTGSKKLFLESYGCAMNFSDSEIVASILAENGYQTVDQIDDADLILVNTCSIRDKAEQTVRNRLNHFKGLKRKNQHLKVGVLGCMAERLKSQLLEEEKLVDLVVGPDAYRDIPKLLDEVEEGQKAVNVLLSREETYADINPVKLNTNGITAFISIMRGCDNMCTFCVVPFTRGRERSRDPKSIVEEARQLAEQGYKEVTLLGQNVDSYRWNITKKGEVINPDEEVVNFANLMEMVAQVSPDLRVRFSTSHPKDMTDEVLQVMAKYENICNYIHLPVQSGNSEVLKKMNRGYTREWYMDRIAAINKYIPDCAISTDIITGFCGETEEQHQETLSLMEQVKYDFAYMYKYSERPKTLAERKYEDDVPEEVKSRRLTEIVDLQMKHSLERNKKMVGKDYKILIEGVSKKNKDELFGRTSQNTVVVFPKKDAVPGTYVNVHVHDCTAATLKGELI